GCTTGGTCAGCTCGGCGTAGAGCTGCTGGGGGGCGGCGTACCAGAAGTTGGAGACGCCGACGTCGAAGATCTTGGTGAGCTGGTAGCCGCTGTACTCGCCGTCGAGCAGCGCCGCCAGCACCGCGTGCCGGAGCGCCATCGTGCTAGCCATCTCCATTACTAGTCATGTCGATGACTATAAATCAGGCCGAGCCGCCCCGACAAGGGAGATCAACCGAACTGCCCGCTCAGAAGTGGTACGTCATCCGCGCCCCCTGCCTCCGACGTAGAAGAGGCATATCGATGCGAGGAGATCAGGATGCGCACCACACGTACGACGATGCGGCCGAAGCCGGCACGTCCCCGCCCGAACCTGGATCTGCGGACGCCGTCCGGGCGCCGGCTCCCATACTGAGACGCCCGCCTCCCGGCAGGGGAGGCGGGCACCACGTCAGGCGGGCACCACGTCAGGCGGGCACCACGTCAGTCCGCGGGATCGCCGTCCTGGCGGGCGGCCGCGATCACCCGCGTCAGCGACTCGTGCAGGCGTTGCAGCTCGTCGAGGCCCATGCCGAGCCGCGCCACGATGGCGGGCGGGATCTTCTCCGCCTGCGCCCGCAGCGCGCGTCCCTCCGGGGTGAGGGTCACGGCCAGCGCGCGCTCGTCCCTGCTGCTGCGCTCGCGCCGGAGGTAGCCGAGCGCCTCAAGCCGCTTGAGCAGGGGCGACATGGTGCCGGGGTCGAGCTGGAGCAGCTCCCCCAGCTCCTTGACCGACAGCGGCTCCCGCTCCCACAGCGCCAGCATCGCCAGGTATTGCGGATGCGTCAGGCCCATCGGCTGCAGCAGCGGCCGGTAGAGCGCGATCACGCTGCGCGAGGCGATGCTGAGGGCGAAGCACACCTGCCGGTCCAGCGCCAGCAGATCTGTTGCCTCTGTCACAGGCTCCATCGGTGTGCACCTCCATCGTCGCCTGGTAGTTTACTTGGTGTACAAACCATTAGGACACTAAGCATCTGGCGGGTTGGAGGACTCCCGTGTTTCACCGCAAGCCGCTGGAGGAGCGCATCGCCGAGCGTCAGGCCAAGCTGCCGCCGCTGAAGGAGGGCAAGCACTTCGAGCACGGGCCGGCCAAGTTCGTGTTCGTGTCGCTGCTGGTCGCCGTGGCGCTCATGCACTTCGTCGGGCTGGCCGTCGTCATGCACTTCTACTCCTGACCACCCCCGCCGTGCCGGGTCAGCGGCGACGGCAGATCATCAGCTCCGTGGTCGGGCTCTCCCTCAGGACGCGGACGAGCCGCCGTTCCAGCGGGTAGAGCAACGACCCGGCCAGGGCGCCGGTCCGCTCGCTCAGGGTGACCGCGCGCAGCAGGCCGCCCCACAGCTTGCGCCAGACGGAGTTCGCGTCCACCTGGGCGTTCATGAGGACGAGCATCGGAAGCCGGCGCATCACGTCGAACCCGGCCTCGCCGAGCGCCCGGTTGATCCACGGCAGCGTGCGGTTGACCTGGTGGTCGCCGCGCTGCTCGGGCCGCTGCAGGAAGTTCTCCGACAGGA
The nucleotide sequence above comes from Nonomuraea gerenzanensis. Encoded proteins:
- a CDS encoding MarR family winged helix-turn-helix transcriptional regulator, which produces MEPVTEATDLLALDRQVCFALSIASRSVIALYRPLLQPMGLTHPQYLAMLALWEREPLSVKELGELLQLDPGTMSPLLKRLEALGYLRRERSSRDERALAVTLTPEGRALRAQAEKIPPAIVARLGMGLDELQRLHESLTRVIAAARQDGDPAD